Proteins encoded within one genomic window of Gloeobacter kilaueensis JS1:
- a CDS encoding tetratricopeptide repeat protein, with product MKMMVVVQKMALTAAALVPLSGFSLPAAAEPPTVTLYLLQSTAFRYFEAKDYWTEDFFARGVAQYQSGNLTGAIQAFDRIIAEQADDPLAYNNRANARAAMGDRQGALADYDRALALAPDYGFIYYNRGINRSALGDRQGALADFSEALRLEPDNLAAYNNRGIVRYRLGDRQGALADFDRALQIDPRYFRGYHNRGIVRAGLGDWQGAAEDARSASSIQKPAGRGTD from the coding sequence ATGAAGATGATGGTTGTTGTCCAGAAAATGGCTCTCACTGCGGCGGCTCTGGTGCCGCTGTCTGGTTTTTCTTTACCGGCGGCTGCCGAGCCGCCGACCGTAACCCTCTATCTGCTGCAGTCCACGGCGTTTCGCTACTTTGAAGCAAAAGATTACTGGACGGAGGACTTTTTTGCCCGTGGCGTCGCTCAATACCAGTCAGGCAACCTCACCGGAGCGATCCAGGCGTTCGATAGGATCATTGCTGAGCAGGCCGACGACCCGCTCGCCTACAACAACCGGGCAAACGCGCGCGCCGCGATGGGCGACCGACAGGGAGCGCTGGCAGATTACGACCGGGCGCTGGCGCTGGCACCGGATTATGGCTTTATCTACTACAACCGGGGCATCAACCGCTCCGCCCTGGGGGACCGGCAGGGAGCGCTGGCGGATTTTAGCGAGGCTCTGCGCCTGGAGCCGGACAACCTGGCGGCTTACAACAATCGCGGCATCGTGCGCTACCGCCTGGGGGACCGGCAGGGGGCGCTGGCGGATTTTGACCGGGCGCTGCAGATTGACCCACGCTACTTTCGCGGCTATCACAACCGGGGGATTGTCCGTGCCGGCCTGGGCGATTGGCAGGGAGCGGCAGAGGATGCCCGCAGCGCGAGCAGCATCCAGAAACCGGCGGGACGCGGTACAGACTAA
- a CDS encoding phytoene/squalene synthase family protein → MQSAREANRDQKSALRFCQEILPEVSRTFAISVRFLPGRLGRAVLCSYLLMRIADTLEDDPIASASQKVSLLARFMACFEAAEAADKFPGETGGVNGESAHVQLVQHADLVFQVYRTLPEPTRRIIQRWVDEMVVGMKKFVTLYPHGIRIQTLEEYNDYCYYVAGTVGHLLTDLWHEHSGSIDHDRYRTLLADCEAFGEALQTVNILKDIAWDAEHENSIYIPEHSLREHGSSQQTLLSDSHLEKNRAALAELVELAWADLDAALTYLLAIPRQAVPIRLFCILPMLFAYATLREITRSTAMLTSGGTVKISRAEVKSLIVAGSATVLSNRGIQQLVDQVRSQPYLLRWVHFDSSRPVQA, encoded by the coding sequence ATGCAGAGCGCCCGTGAGGCGAACAGGGACCAAAAGTCCGCTCTACGGTTCTGTCAAGAAATTCTTCCCGAAGTTTCGAGAACTTTTGCGATCAGCGTTCGCTTTCTGCCGGGCCGGTTGGGCCGGGCGGTGCTTTGTTCCTATTTGCTGATGCGGATTGCCGACACCCTCGAAGACGACCCGATCGCCTCTGCATCCCAAAAAGTCAGCCTGCTTGCCCGGTTTATGGCCTGCTTCGAAGCAGCCGAAGCGGCTGATAAGTTTCCAGGCGAGACAGGAGGCGTCAACGGCGAGAGTGCCCACGTCCAGCTCGTCCAGCACGCCGATCTGGTCTTTCAGGTCTACCGCACCCTGCCGGAACCTACCCGCCGGATCATCCAGCGCTGGGTCGATGAGATGGTCGTGGGCATGAAAAAGTTCGTCACCCTCTACCCGCACGGCATCCGCATCCAGACCCTCGAAGAGTACAACGACTACTGCTACTACGTGGCCGGCACCGTCGGTCACCTGCTCACCGATCTCTGGCACGAACACTCCGGCAGCATCGACCACGACCGGTACAGGACGCTGCTCGCCGACTGCGAAGCCTTCGGCGAGGCGCTCCAGACCGTCAACATTCTCAAGGACATCGCCTGGGACGCCGAGCACGAAAATTCGATCTATATCCCCGAGCACTCGTTGCGCGAGCACGGCAGCAGCCAGCAAACGCTGCTGAGTGACAGCCACCTCGAAAAAAACCGGGCGGCCCTGGCTGAACTGGTGGAGCTGGCCTGGGCAGACCTCGACGCTGCCCTCACCTACTTGCTCGCGATTCCCCGCCAGGCGGTGCCGATCCGGTTATTTTGCATTTTGCCGATGCTGTTTGCCTACGCCACCCTGCGCGAGATCACCCGCTCGACGGCGATGCTCACCAGTGGCGGCACCGTCAAGATCTCCCGCGCCGAAGTCAAATCGCTGATCGTCGCCGGGAGCGCTACAGTGCTGAGCAATCGCGGTATCCAGCAACTGGTAGATCAGGTGCGCTCCCAGCCCTACCTCCTGCGCTGGGTCCACTTCGACAGCTCCCGGCCCGTCCAGGCTTAG
- the shc gene encoding squalene--hopene cyclase → MQVQPRVEKVRLERAIEASQGHLLARQSAAGYWWAELESNVTMTAEVVLLHKIWGTDGERALTKAAAYLLGEQRAHGGWELFYGDGGDLSTSIEAYMGLKLLGLSAAHPALVRAREFIVSRGGISRSRIFTKIHLALIGCYDWRGIPSLPPWAMLLPAGLPVSIYELSSWARGSTVPLLVVFDRKPVFATDPAITLDELYAEGRAEARFELPRHPDDWFANLFVDLDRVFKLSESLGAVPWREEGVRAAERWVIERQEASGDWGGIIPAMLNSLLALRCLGYDACDPVVRRGMVAVDRFVIETESTYRVQPCVSPVWDTALTMRALVDAGCAPDHPALVRAGEWILTQQILDYGDWSIKNTAGPPGGWAFEFVNRYYPDVDDTAVVVMALEAVRLPDEVAKRQAMVRAERWVASMQCREGGWAAFDIDNDAHWLNSLPYADLKAMIDPNTADVTARVLEMYGRTALTIDPQSRRRALDYLRRVQEPEGCWFGRWGVNYIYGTSGVIAALVPFAPEERAAIERAAAWLVQCQNPDGGWGETCRSYDDRSLMGQGPSTASQTAWALIGLIEAAHVTRMPARSAIDRGIAYLLSTQKSDGSWDEAHFTGTGFPGHFYLKYHLYQQHFPLTALGRYRRSFG, encoded by the coding sequence ATGCAGGTTCAACCGCGCGTTGAGAAGGTTCGGCTCGAGCGGGCGATCGAGGCGAGCCAGGGACATCTACTGGCCCGGCAATCCGCTGCCGGTTACTGGTGGGCAGAACTCGAATCGAATGTGACGATGACCGCCGAGGTCGTTCTCCTGCACAAGATCTGGGGGACCGACGGCGAGCGGGCGCTCACAAAAGCGGCGGCCTACCTGCTGGGCGAGCAGCGCGCCCACGGTGGCTGGGAACTTTTTTATGGCGACGGCGGCGATCTGAGCACATCGATCGAAGCCTACATGGGCTTGAAGCTGCTCGGGCTGTCGGCTGCCCATCCGGCGCTGGTGCGGGCGCGGGAATTTATCGTGAGCCGGGGCGGCATCAGCCGCTCGCGCATCTTCACCAAGATCCACCTCGCCCTCATCGGCTGCTACGACTGGCGGGGCATCCCTTCGCTGCCCCCCTGGGCGATGCTGTTGCCTGCCGGTCTGCCGGTCAGCATCTACGAGTTGTCGAGCTGGGCGCGGGGCAGCACGGTGCCGCTTCTTGTCGTCTTCGATCGCAAGCCGGTCTTTGCCACCGACCCGGCGATCACCCTCGATGAACTCTACGCCGAGGGCCGCGCCGAAGCCCGCTTTGAATTGCCCCGCCACCCGGACGACTGGTTCGCTAACCTCTTCGTCGATCTCGACCGGGTCTTCAAACTGAGCGAGAGCCTGGGAGCTGTCCCCTGGCGCGAAGAGGGGGTGCGGGCGGCGGAGCGCTGGGTGATCGAGCGGCAGGAAGCGAGCGGCGACTGGGGCGGGATCATCCCGGCGATGCTCAACTCGCTGCTGGCGCTGCGCTGTCTGGGCTACGACGCCTGCGACCCGGTGGTGCGGCGGGGGATGGTGGCGGTGGACCGCTTCGTCATCGAGACGGAGAGCACCTACCGCGTCCAGCCCTGCGTCTCGCCCGTCTGGGATACCGCCCTCACGATGCGGGCGCTGGTCGATGCGGGTTGCGCCCCGGATCACCCGGCCCTGGTGCGGGCGGGCGAGTGGATTCTCACCCAGCAGATCCTCGATTACGGCGACTGGTCGATCAAGAACACCGCCGGGCCGCCGGGGGGCTGGGCCTTTGAATTTGTCAACCGCTACTATCCGGACGTGGACGACACGGCGGTGGTGGTGATGGCCCTGGAGGCGGTGCGGCTCCCGGACGAGGTGGCCAAGCGCCAGGCAATGGTCCGCGCCGAGCGCTGGGTCGCCTCGATGCAGTGCCGCGAGGGGGGCTGGGCTGCCTTTGACATCGACAACGACGCCCACTGGCTCAACAGCCTTCCCTACGCCGACCTCAAGGCGATGATCGACCCGAACACCGCCGATGTCACCGCCAGGGTGCTCGAAATGTACGGTCGCACTGCCCTCACCATCGACCCGCAAAGCCGCCGTCGCGCCCTCGATTATCTGCGGCGCGTCCAGGAGCCGGAGGGCTGCTGGTTTGGCCGCTGGGGGGTCAACTATATCTACGGCACGAGCGGCGTTATCGCCGCCCTCGTTCCCTTCGCTCCCGAGGAGCGAGCGGCGATCGAACGGGCCGCCGCCTGGCTGGTGCAGTGTCAGAACCCGGACGGTGGCTGGGGAGAAACCTGCCGCAGTTACGACGATCGTTCGCTGATGGGCCAGGGACCGAGCACGGCTTCCCAGACCGCCTGGGCGCTCATCGGTCTTATCGAGGCGGCCCATGTCACCCGCATGCCCGCCCGCTCCGCCATCGATCGCGGCATCGCCTACTTGCTTTCGACCCAAAAAAGCGATGGCAGTTGGGACGAAGCCCACTTTACCGGTACCGGTTTTCCTGGCCACTTTTACCTGAAGTATCACCTGTACCAGCAGCACTTTCCCCTTACTGCCCTTGGCCGCTATCGCCGCAGCTTTGGATAA
- a CDS encoding glycosyltransferase has translation MDIFAAGVASGGLVAWLALLALRGQFWRSDCVLDPDGSELEASGAWPDVCAVVPARDEASVLSETLPTLLGQHYPGRFWIVLVDDRSSDGTGDLALDLAREYGQSERLTLVRSEALLPGWSGKLWAMAQGVRRGEAFAPEYWLFTDADIAHHPDNLAALVRQAQADRRDLVSQMVRLRCRSVWEVLLIPAFVFFFQKLYPFSWVNDPAQPTAAAAGGCILVRREALERAGGLAEVRGSLIDDCALAAAIQRSGGRLWLALSRRTRSLRPYPGLDSIWKMVARTAFTQLDYSFATLALTVGAMGFLYLAPPVLALVGLVTAQPPVALPALLAWLLMAVAYLPTLRFYEQPPWLALALPLIAVLYVAMTIDSAYRHWRGEGGAWKGRVYGGDQ, from the coding sequence ATGGACATTTTTGCCGCTGGTGTTGCATCGGGCGGGCTGGTTGCCTGGCTGGCGCTGCTCGCCCTGCGCGGGCAGTTCTGGCGCTCCGATTGCGTGCTCGATCCAGACGGGAGCGAACTGGAGGCGAGCGGAGCCTGGCCCGATGTCTGTGCGGTCGTCCCGGCCCGCGACGAGGCGAGCGTGCTCTCTGAGACGCTGCCGACGCTGTTGGGCCAGCACTATCCAGGCCGGTTCTGGATCGTGCTGGTGGATGATCGCAGCAGCGACGGCACCGGCGATCTGGCGCTCGACCTCGCCCGGGAGTACGGCCAGAGCGAGCGGCTCACCCTCGTGCGCTCCGAAGCGCTTTTGCCGGGCTGGAGCGGCAAGCTCTGGGCGATGGCCCAGGGGGTGCGCCGGGGCGAAGCGTTCGCCCCCGAGTACTGGCTTTTTACCGACGCCGATATTGCCCACCACCCGGACAATCTGGCGGCACTCGTGCGCCAGGCCCAGGCCGACCGGCGCGACCTGGTCTCCCAGATGGTGCGCCTGCGCTGCCGCAGCGTCTGGGAGGTACTGCTCATCCCAGCTTTTGTCTTTTTCTTTCAAAAGCTCTATCCGTTTAGCTGGGTGAACGATCCCGCCCAACCCACCGCCGCTGCCGCCGGGGGCTGCATCCTGGTGCGGCGGGAGGCGCTGGAGCGAGCCGGTGGCCTGGCTGAGGTGCGGGGCAGCCTCATCGACGACTGTGCCCTGGCAGCGGCCATTCAACGCAGTGGCGGCAGGCTCTGGCTCGCCCTCAGCCGCAGAACCCGCAGCCTCCGGCCCTACCCTGGCCTCGATTCGATCTGGAAGATGGTGGCGCGCACGGCCTTTACCCAGCTCGATTATTCGTTTGCCACCCTGGCGCTCACGGTTGGGGCGATGGGGTTTCTCTATCTGGCTCCACCGGTGCTTGCCCTGGTAGGACTGGTGACTGCCCAGCCGCCGGTGGCCTTACCGGCGCTACTCGCCTGGCTTTTGATGGCCGTCGCCTACCTGCCCACGCTGCGCTTTTACGAGCAGCCGCCCTGGCTGGCGCTGGCGCTGCCCCTCATCGCCGTGCTCTATGTGGCGATGACGATCGATTCGGCCTACCGCCACTGGCGGGGGGAAGGCGGTGCCTGGAAGGGCCGGGTGTACGGGGGCGACCAGTAA
- a CDS encoding DUF1823 family protein — protein sequence MSALPPLSEATFWEILGEQIPDETVNALVWHYLGYRQNSDGSWDNSGVDSTWQQEYPEPPDFIASRPATIKLTRSIDPADKQLLKEHLGFGGYQVSELTPRRTRRATAVNWLLAYLRHHPQ from the coding sequence ATGTCTGCCCTGCCGCCCCTGAGCGAAGCCACTTTTTGGGAGATTCTTGGGGAGCAGATCCCCGATGAGACGGTGAATGCGCTTGTCTGGCACTACCTGGGCTACCGGCAAAATAGTGACGGCTCCTGGGACAATTCCGGGGTCGATAGCACCTGGCAGCAGGAATACCCGGAACCGCCCGATTTTATCGCGAGCCGCCCGGCCACGATCAAGCTCACCCGCTCGATCGATCCGGCGGACAAGCAGCTTCTTAAAGAGCACTTAGGCTTCGGCGGCTACCAGGTGTCAGAACTGACGCCCCGCCGCACCCGCCGCGCCACTGCCGTCAACTGGCTGCTCGCCTACCTGCGCCACCACCCGCAATAG
- a CDS encoding YceI family protein produces the protein MIARRFAWVLLFTVLASSPAAQAATKTFTIVQGVASYTDRDIFDAWTGKTSDIKGTLSYDDQSGELLKGEVQVGLATIDSGNGVRDARMRAEFLQTDKFPTASFSVERLEGFPKFSEWRLWGLKQTGRIVGQLTIRGITRPVSFDAVAVFLGNELQITAKSQIKMSDYGISPPSIVFVTVEDGIGLQVQAVAKPSP, from the coding sequence ATGATTGCCCGTCGGTTTGCCTGGGTTCTGTTATTTACTGTTCTTGCCAGCTCTCCCGCTGCCCAGGCGGCGACCAAGACTTTTACGATCGTGCAGGGGGTAGCTTCTTACACCGACCGCGACATCTTCGATGCCTGGACGGGCAAGACCAGCGACATCAAGGGCACGCTCAGCTACGACGATCAAAGCGGCGAGTTACTCAAAGGCGAAGTGCAGGTGGGCCTGGCCACGATCGACTCCGGCAACGGCGTGCGCGATGCGCGGATGCGCGCCGAATTTTTGCAGACCGACAAATTTCCAACCGCCAGCTTCAGCGTCGAGCGGCTCGAAGGCTTTCCAAAATTTTCCGAGTGGCGGCTCTGGGGACTCAAGCAGACCGGTCGGATCGTGGGACAGTTGACGATTCGCGGCATCACCCGGCCCGTCAGTTTCGACGCGGTTGCCGTTTTTTTGGGCAACGAACTGCAGATCACCGCCAAAAGCCAGATCAAGATGAGCGACTACGGCATCTCGCCGCCGAGCATCGTCTTTGTCACCGTCGAAGATGGGATTGGCCTGCAGGTGCAGGCAGTGGCCAAGCCTTCTCCCTGA
- the purU gene encoding formyltetrahydrofolate deformylase — MPPAPPTRVLLISCPDRQGIVAAVSLCVLEAGGNIVRSDQHSTDLLGGVFFMRLEFLYLEPEQGDADFTSRFAPVAAHYEMDWRLVRSDQPKRMALFVSRLDHCLIDLLWRWRSGELAVKIPLIISNHPDLEAVAAGYGLPFYLFAIDRDNQAGQEERMLALLEGQADFLVLARYMRILGPRFVERYCGQIINIHHSFLPAFIGASPYERAYERGVKVIGATAHYVTAALDEGPIIEQDVTRVNHRDQVADLKLKGRDLERIVLARAVKWHIEDRVLIYGNRTVVFT; from the coding sequence ATGCCCCCTGCTCCCCCCACCCGCGTCCTGCTCATCTCCTGCCCGGATCGCCAGGGGATCGTCGCGGCTGTCTCGCTCTGCGTGCTGGAGGCGGGGGGCAACATCGTCCGCTCCGACCAGCACAGCACCGACTTGCTGGGGGGCGTCTTCTTTATGCGGCTGGAATTTCTCTACCTGGAGCCGGAGCAGGGCGACGCAGACTTCACCAGCCGCTTCGCCCCGGTCGCGGCCCACTACGAGATGGACTGGCGGCTGGTCCGCTCGGACCAACCCAAGCGCATGGCGCTCTTTGTCTCGCGCCTCGATCACTGTCTTATCGACCTGCTGTGGCGCTGGCGCTCCGGGGAACTGGCGGTCAAAATTCCCCTGATAATCAGCAACCACCCCGACCTTGAGGCGGTGGCCGCCGGGTACGGCCTGCCCTTTTATCTGTTTGCCATCGACCGGGACAATCAGGCTGGCCAGGAGGAGCGGATGCTGGCGCTGCTGGAGGGCCAGGCCGATTTTCTGGTTCTTGCCCGCTACATGCGCATCCTCGGCCCCCGCTTCGTCGAGCGCTACTGCGGGCAGATCATCAACATCCACCACAGCTTTTTGCCTGCTTTTATCGGCGCTTCGCCCTACGAGCGGGCCTACGAGCGCGGCGTCAAAGTCATCGGTGCCACCGCCCACTACGTCACGGCAGCGCTGGACGAGGGACCGATCATCGAGCAGGACGTGACGCGGGTCAACCACCGCGATCAGGTGGCCGACCTCAAGCTCAAGGGCCGCGACCTCGAGCGGATTGTCCTCGCCAGGGCGGTCAAGTGGCACATCGAGGACCGGGTGCTCATCTACGGCAACCGCACCGTCGTCTTTACGTGA
- the cphA gene encoding cyanophycin synthetase, with protein MRILQTRALKGPNYWSIRRHKLIVMQLDLEELEEKPTNLIPGFYDRLLALLPSLMKHGCSEGRDGAFMERVAEGTWMGHVIEHVALELQTLAGMDVAFGRTRQTAHYGVYNVVFSYVEEAAGRYAGRAAVRICRALAAGEVYDELDQDIQELREIREEVRFGPSTASIVEEALARGIPYIRLSEKSLVQLGYGIHQKRIQATTTTNTSIIATELASDKTATKKLLGGMGIPVPKGTTVRRLSELEEAIADIGGYPVVIKPLDANHGKGITVNIRDLATAQSAYEAAQEFSREAKEVIVEQYITGRDYRILVINHRVVAVAERVPAHVTGDGQSTIQELIERVNRDPRRGYGHENVLTLIATDEMTQRLLELRGLSLETVLPAGEICYLKSTANLSTGGTAIDRTDVLHPDNAFLAERVSRNIGLDICGIDLICPDISQPISEVGGAVIEVNAAPGFRMHVAPSEGLPRNVAEPVVDMLFPPGSRTRIPIIAITGTNGKTTTTRLIAHILRGVGVRVGYTTTDGVYIQNQKVMTGDMTGPFSAQLVLKDPTVECAVLETARGGILREGLGFPECDIAVVLNVTEDHLGLKDIETLEDLARVKSVVPESVHSGGYAILNADDALVADMAHDAKATVAYFSLDPKNPILIEHAERGGTAAVFEDGYISILKGAWKLRIERVVNIPVTLSGRAVFMIQNALAATLATFLHGVKIDDIRAGLGSFVPSAAQTPGRLNLFTVGNYEVMVDYAHNPAGYEAIQRVLERMDHPRKIGVIGGAGDRRDNDLRKLGFLAAGMFDAVVVKEDDDRRGRASGETADLIIEGIEQANPDLPYQRILAETEAIETTLGKAAPGELIVIFPADVQRTIEIISRFKEASEPVRLR; from the coding sequence ATGAGAATATTGCAGACGCGGGCTTTGAAGGGGCCGAACTACTGGAGCATCCGACGCCACAAGCTGATTGTGATGCAACTGGATCTCGAAGAACTCGAAGAAAAACCGACCAATCTCATCCCCGGATTTTATGACCGCCTGCTCGCCCTGCTGCCCAGCCTGATGAAGCACGGCTGCTCAGAAGGGCGCGACGGCGCTTTTATGGAGCGCGTCGCAGAAGGCACCTGGATGGGCCACGTCATCGAGCACGTCGCCCTTGAGTTGCAGACGCTGGCCGGGATGGATGTCGCCTTTGGCCGCACCCGCCAGACGGCCCACTACGGCGTCTACAACGTCGTCTTTTCCTACGTCGAGGAGGCGGCGGGCCGCTACGCCGGACGGGCGGCGGTGCGCATCTGCCGGGCGCTGGCGGCGGGGGAGGTGTACGACGAACTCGATCAAGACATCCAGGAACTGCGCGAGATCCGCGAGGAGGTGCGCTTTGGCCCGAGCACCGCCTCGATCGTCGAGGAGGCGCTCGCGCGCGGCATCCCCTACATCCGCCTCTCCGAAAAGTCGCTGGTGCAGTTGGGCTACGGCATTCATCAAAAGCGCATCCAGGCGACGACGACCACCAACACCAGCATCATCGCCACCGAACTGGCCTCCGACAAGACAGCGACCAAAAAACTCCTAGGCGGGATGGGGATTCCGGTACCGAAGGGCACCACCGTCCGCCGCCTCAGCGAACTCGAAGAGGCAATCGCCGATATCGGCGGCTATCCGGTCGTGATCAAGCCCCTCGATGCCAACCACGGCAAGGGGATCACCGTCAACATCCGCGATCTGGCAACGGCCCAGTCCGCCTACGAGGCGGCACAGGAATTCTCCCGCGAAGCCAAAGAAGTGATCGTCGAACAGTACATCACTGGCCGCGACTACCGCATTCTGGTAATCAACCATCGGGTCGTGGCGGTGGCCGAGCGGGTTCCAGCCCACGTCACCGGCGACGGCCAATCGACGATCCAGGAGCTGATCGAGCGGGTGAACCGCGATCCGCGCCGGGGCTACGGCCACGAGAACGTGCTCACCCTCATCGCCACCGACGAGATGACCCAGCGCCTGCTGGAGCTGCGCGGCCTGAGCCTTGAGACGGTGCTGCCCGCAGGCGAAATCTGCTATCTCAAATCCACCGCCAACTTGAGCACCGGCGGCACCGCCATCGACCGCACCGACGTCCTCCATCCCGATAACGCCTTTTTGGCCGAGCGCGTCTCGCGCAACATCGGCCTCGATATCTGCGGCATCGACCTTATCTGTCCGGATATTTCACAACCGATCTCCGAGGTGGGCGGAGCGGTGATCGAGGTCAACGCCGCCCCCGGCTTTCGGATGCACGTCGCCCCGAGCGAGGGTCTGCCGCGCAACGTCGCGGAGCCGGTGGTCGATATGCTCTTTCCCCCCGGCTCCCGCACCCGCATCCCGATCATCGCCATCACCGGCACCAACGGCAAGACGACGACCACCCGCCTCATCGCCCACATCCTCAGGGGAGTGGGGGTGCGGGTGGGCTACACGACCACCGACGGCGTCTACATCCAGAACCAGAAGGTGATGACGGGCGATATGACCGGTCCTTTTAGCGCCCAACTGGTGCTCAAAGACCCGACCGTCGAGTGCGCCGTGCTGGAGACGGCTCGCGGCGGCATCCTGCGCGAAGGTCTGGGTTTTCCGGAGTGCGACATCGCCGTCGTGCTCAACGTCACCGAGGATCACCTGGGGCTCAAAGACATCGAGACCCTCGAAGATCTGGCCCGCGTCAAGTCGGTGGTGCCCGAGTCGGTCCATAGCGGCGGCTACGCCATCCTCAACGCCGACGACGCGCTGGTGGCGGATATGGCCCACGACGCCAAGGCCACCGTGGCCTACTTCAGCCTCGATCCTAAAAACCCGATTTTAATCGAGCACGCCGAGCGGGGCGGCACCGCCGCCGTCTTCGAGGACGGCTATATCTCGATTCTCAAGGGAGCCTGGAAGCTCAGAATCGAGCGGGTGGTCAATATTCCTGTCACTCTCTCCGGGCGGGCGGTCTTTATGATCCAGAACGCCCTGGCGGCGACCCTCGCCACCTTCTTGCACGGGGTCAAAATCGACGACATCCGGGCTGGACTCGGCAGCTTTGTGCCCTCCGCCGCCCAGACGCCGGGCCGGTTGAACCTCTTTACGGTGGGCAACTACGAGGTGATGGTCGATTATGCCCACAACCCCGCAGGCTACGAGGCGATCCAGCGGGTGCTCGAGCGCATGGACCACCCGCGCAAGATCGGGGTGATCGGCGGTGCCGGGGACCGGCGCGACAACGACCTGCGCAAGCTCGGCTTTTTGGCGGCGGGGATGTTCGATGCGGTGGTCGTCAAAGAAGACGACGACCGGCGGGGCCGCGCCAGCGGCGAGACGGCGGACCTGATCATCGAGGGCATCGAGCAGGCCAACCCCGACCTGCCCTACCAGCGCATCCTGGCTGAGACCGAGGCGATCGAGACGACCCTGGGCAAAGCCGCCCCCGGAGAGCTGATCGTTATCTTTCCAGCCGATGTCCAGCGCACCATCGAGATCATCAGCCGCTTCAAAGAAGCTTCCGAGCCGGTGCGCTTGCGTTAA
- a CDS encoding superoxide dismutase produces the protein MAFTLPPLPYDESALAPYISAQTLSFHYGKHHKGYVDTLNKLVAGSEAENTPLEELIKSVHGQPDKAAIFNNAAQIWNHTFYWNSLKPGGGGEPTGTIAELIKDAFGSYDEFKKQFITAGTTQFGSGYAWLVKDKNSGKLSVIKTPNAETPLTDPTKVPVLTFDVWEHAYYLDYQNLRPKYEEAVVDHLLNWEFAEKNLASA, from the coding sequence ATGGCTTTTACCCTACCGCCTCTGCCCTACGACGAGAGTGCTCTGGCTCCCTATATCTCGGCTCAGACGCTCAGTTTTCACTACGGCAAGCACCACAAGGGATACGTAGACACCCTCAACAAGCTGGTGGCAGGCAGCGAGGCTGAAAACACGCCGCTGGAAGAACTGATCAAAAGTGTCCACGGCCAGCCCGACAAGGCGGCCATCTTCAACAACGCCGCCCAGATCTGGAACCACACTTTTTACTGGAACAGTCTGAAGCCGGGCGGTGGTGGCGAACCTACCGGCACGATCGCCGAACTCATCAAGGACGCCTTCGGCAGCTACGACGAGTTCAAAAAGCAGTTCATCACCGCCGGGACCACCCAGTTCGGCAGTGGCTACGCCTGGCTGGTCAAAGACAAAAATAGCGGCAAACTCTCGGTAATCAAGACGCCCAACGCCGAAACCCCCCTCACCGATCCGACCAAGGTGCCGGTACTCACCTTCGATGTCTGGGAGCACGCCTACTACCTCGACTACCAGAACCTCCGGCCCAAGTACGAGGAGGCGGTGGTCGATCACCTGCTCAACTGGGAATTCGCCGAAAAGAATCTGGCGAGCGCCTGA
- a CDS encoding phosphoribosyltransferase has product MTNRPFPDRAEAGKLLAERLMHCAGRQDVLVLGLARGGLPVAFEIARALAARLDVLVVRKIGLPGQPELAMGAIAPAGVRVLNTAIIRSYQISDATVDAVAQAELQELERREQLYRTGRPAAPIRDQQVIVVDDGLATGATMRAALMYLREQQPARLIVAIPVAAPAVFAVLRMICDERVSLLTPDPFHSVGFWYEDFSQTTDAQVQQLLERAAPWQ; this is encoded by the coding sequence GTGACCAATCGGCCCTTTCCCGACCGCGCTGAAGCGGGCAAATTGCTGGCGGAGCGCCTGATGCACTGTGCGGGCAGGCAGGATGTGCTGGTGCTCGGTCTGGCTCGCGGCGGCCTGCCGGTTGCCTTCGAGATTGCCCGCGCCCTCGCTGCCCGGCTCGATGTCTTGGTCGTGCGCAAGATTGGCCTGCCGGGCCAGCCGGAACTGGCGATGGGGGCGATCGCCCCGGCGGGTGTGCGCGTTCTCAATACCGCCATCATCCGCTCCTACCAGATCAGCGATGCGACCGTGGACGCCGTAGCCCAGGCGGAATTGCAAGAACTGGAGCGGCGCGAGCAACTCTACCGCACCGGCAGGCCCGCCGCACCGATCCGCGATCAGCAGGTGATCGTCGTCGATGACGGTCTGGCCACCGGAGCGACCATGCGCGCTGCCCTGATGTACCTGCGCGAGCAGCAGCCTGCCCGATTGATTGTCGCGATTCCCGTCGCCGCCCCTGCCGTCTTCGCCGTATTGCGGATGATATGTGACGAGCGCGTCAGCCTGCTCACGCCTGACCCATTTCACTCCGTCGGGTTCTGGTACGAGGATTTTTCGCAGACCACCGACGCCCAGGTGCAACAGTTGTTGGAGCGCGCCGCCCCATGGCAGTGA